The Dickeya poaceiphila DNA window GCGCCAACCTTTTTGGCGGAATGGTCAGGCAGGGGAGCGGCGGCGAGCATCTTGTGATACCTAGCTATCATCGACTCAAGCGAGCCACTCATTCCGAGAACGAGCAACATAGCCTCGGTCGGCTCAACAGGAACAATCTTCCAACCATCCGGTAATCCCGGATGGTTGCTGACCACAAGGCCGAGGTCGTTGTCGATGCCAATCGTTACACAGATAGGGGATAGCCCATCCTCTGCTCGCCGAAAGTCGAAACGGGTTTCCCCCCTACCGTGGTAGTCGTGTCTGCAATCCACTCGGAATTTGCGCCCGAATAGCTCAACGATTTCGTCAGGCTCAAGGTCTTTCAACGGTTTGCCGGTGGTAGGAGCGCAATCACGGATGAAATTGCGCATTGCTGCAACCCCGGCTTCGTGTTCAGCGGGTTTTATATACTCTCGCATGGCGAGATATTCAGCGCGACGCTTTAAGGCCAAGTGCAGAGTGCTGATTGGGCAACCCTTCCCAATTCTCAGTCCCGGCTTTAATTCAACGTCGCAGGGCAGAATGGCGGGGAACTCATCACGTTTATTTACAGGTTCAGCAGCACTCAGTTGTTCGGTAGCTTTCAATGGCCCAACAAGCGCACCATCCGGGCCTTTTACCGCCAGCATTTGCGGGGCCGCTTGTTTCAGCAGCTCGACAGCCGCGTCGATGCGGGATTGAATGTCTTTATCTTTCATATTAATTTTTTCCGTTATCAATTCTGATTCCAGAGACGCAATGTTTACATTCCACCGTCTCGTCTGGATTCTCGGAACCTTCAAAAGTGCGGCCATTAACGCATTTAGGGCAACGGAATGTTTCACCTAGTTTCGAGAGGCGAATAACAGAGCGGCTATATCCCATATGCACTAGCTCCAGAACCCCTTTCCGTATCAGCCCGTCCGCTACAGCACCAACTTTTACAGGCACTAGCGGGTCGTCATCCCACAATGCTGTTTTTCTGTATGCGCTAACGTAAATTTGCCAAGAGTAAAGAAAGGCGGGCTTTATGTACTCAATCTCCCTCTTACTAAGTCGCATTATTCCCCCTCGACATTGCTTTTAATGCCAGCATTGCCCAGCTGTTCGGAATTACCGGACAACTGACAAGTGTTGGTTGACTGTTTGATCATTGCGGCGCGGCAGGCGTTGTCCCTGTCCGCCCTTGCTGTCTCTACTAAGGCCCACGCATATTCGAGTTTTTCCGTTTCTCTTCCGCTCAACCCGCCATTCCGCAGTCGCTCATTGATGTTGTCGGCAAGTTCCTTCAACTCATCCGGCACAGCTGGTGCTGGCGGGGTGGGAATACCCTGCAACTCCGCCAGTTGTTTCTCTGCCTCTCGGAACATATCGTGCCAGCGGTTACACGCGATAAAAGCGCCAGCTCGCTGACCCTCAGCGGTTTCGAGCTGGCGCAGGCAATCGGCAATCTGGCGACACGCCATCTCACCAAAATAGCTATCCGGGTGCGCCAATAGCGCGGCAATCGCCGACTGGCGCTCACTATCCGTGATGATTGGAGCGCTATCCGTGATGACGGGGGCGGTGTATACATATTCGCACTCTACATCCCTGTCTTTGCTGACTACGCGCTCGATGAAGCGGTCAGCGAGGTCTGCCGGTAGGTATTCCCATTTACTAGCCGGAAACTCACCATCCGCCCGGTGACGCCACCGGAAAGCCGCAGGCTCTTGTTCGTTAACCGAGGGAACTGCGGTGGGGTGGATGTATAGAGGAATGCCTCGGCGACCACATGAAAATTGATTGTGTCCGTTGTATTCTCGTCCAGCGTCATCATCGCACATGTACGCAACCGGCTCTTGCTGCGCCTGACGCAGAGCTGTCAGCTGGCTCTCAACCGATTCTATGTATTCAATAATCTGATGCAATACTACTGGTGCTGTATATCTCTGATACATGTATTGCCAGTTTGCTATTTTTCCGTTTTTTATCGAGTCATCTTGTATTTCGAGATGAGATTTTATTTTTTCTATCAGGCAGGCAGTTTCATTATTTGCGTTCATTTTTTCTCCTGAGCTCAAAATCATTTCTACAGTCTGCATCACAGAATGAACCTACTGATATCTTCTCGTCACAATTACGGCATTTACCAGTAAATGGCAACGGAGCAGGTCGGCTATTAATAGCGTGCTGAATTGTCATTTCAACTAATTCATTTGCCTGATCAATTATCTCAGTCATTGTCTCTCTCCAGATATTTACCAAATTTCTGACAAAATTCAGCACGTAATTCGCAGTGTTCGATATTTTTACCAGAAGCATAGCGCTGTGCAGCTAACCACATCATTCCTGCGTTATGAAATTCATATGCGCGTTCGTGCGCAACTGCTTTATTTGCAGCTGTAGTATATGCTGTGTTCATGATTTATTCCTGATTAGTCGCCCATGACGCGGCCTTGACCGTATCCGCGATATTTACCGAATGAATCTTGAATGAAGAATTTATTATCTTGTTTTGGTAGTGGGTGAAATGACGTCCTATACACAATCATTTTTAACCATCGATCATAGTTTGATTCTTTCTTTAACTCTCCGCCAAACCCAAGTTGTATTT harbors:
- a CDS encoding Lar family restriction alleviation protein; its protein translation is MKDKDIQSRIDAAVELLKQAAPQMLAVKGPDGALVGPLKATEQLSAAEPVNKRDEFPAILPCDVELKPGLRIGKGCPISTLHLALKRRAEYLAMREYIKPAEHEAGVAAMRNFIRDCAPTTGKPLKDLEPDEIVELFGRKFRVDCRHDYHGRGETRFDFRRAEDGLSPICVTIGIDNDLGLVVSNHPGLPDGWKIVPVEPTEAMLLVLGMSGSLESMIARYHKMLAAAPLPDHSAKKVGADQFPDFTKMGNGLLPCPFCGSGDVEAFAQDKDDCPNMSAIVRCHNCNAQSAQMVGKNKISMASNSWNRRASEVNRGK
- a CDS encoding ANR family transcriptional regulator — encoded protein: MNTAYTTAANKAVAHERAYEFHNAGMMWLAAQRYASGKNIEHCELRAEFCQKFGKYLERDND